TCTTAGAACAAGCCGAAAACCGGCTCGATATGCAGAATGCCATCCTGATCGATTGGCTTGCGAGGTGACCGTTGATGCGACTCGCCTACCATGCCCCATTCTCAAGAATGCCTTTAGCATAACTTGGTCAGTCATACACATATCATGTAGGACAAACATACGCTCTTAATTACTTATGAAGAAATCTACAAAACAATCAAAACCGCGTTCTTCTGTGCCACAGAACACACAAAAAGTTGTCCTGGCCTACTCGGGCGGACTGGACACATCCGCTATTCTCCACTGGCTAAAAAATTCCCATAGGTTCGAGGTTATCGCGTTCTGTGCTGATCTTGGCCAAGGAGAAGACTTACAAGCCATTAAACAAAAGGCCTTGGCTGTCGGGGCATCCAAAGTCTACGTAGAAGATCTCCGTCATGAATTCGTCAAATATTATGTCTTTCCCATGCTACGAGCGAATGCGGTATACGAAGGTAGCTATTTGCTCGGAACCTCGATTGCCCGGCCTCTCATCGGCAAACGACAAATCGAAATCGCTAAAAAAGAGGGGGCCACGTCCGTCAGTCATGGATCCACGGGAAAAGGGAACGATCAGGTACGATTTGAGTTAGCCTATGCGGCCCATGACCCCTCTATCAGGGTGATTGCTCCATGGCGTGAATGGACCTACACATCCAGAGAAGACTTGATCGCCTACGCCAAAAAACATCGTATCCCCATTACCGTGACAAAGGCGAAACCTTACAGCATGGACCTGAATCTTCTCCACATCAGCTATGAAGGGGGAATACTCGAGGATCCTTGGGTCGAGCCACCAGAGGATATGTTTAAAATGACGGTCTCACCTGAACGCGCTCCCAACAAGTCGCAATCTCTTGAAATTCAATTCCATCGAGGAGATCCGGTCGCCATCGACGGACAACGCTTGAAACCCGCTGACCTCTTGGCACACGTCAACCAACTTGGAGGGAAGCACGGCATAGGTCGAGTCGATCTTGTCGAAAACCGCTATGTCGGCATGAAGGCTCGCGGGGTGTACGAAACTCCGGGCGGGACGATTTTACATGTGGCGCATCGAGGTCTTGAGTCCATTACGATGGACCGAGAGGTCCTGCACCTCCGTGATAGCCTGATTTCTCGTTATGCGGAGCTGATCTACAATG
The genomic region above belongs to Nitrospirales bacterium and contains:
- a CDS encoding argininosuccinate synthase, with translation MPQNTQKVVLAYSGGLDTSAILHWLKNSHRFEVIAFCADLGQGEDLQAIKQKALAVGASKVYVEDLRHEFVKYYVFPMLRANAVYEGSYLLGTSIARPLIGKRQIEIAKKEGATSVSHGSTGKGNDQVRFELAYAAHDPSIRVIAPWREWTYTSREDLIAYAKKHRIPITVTKAKPYSMDLNLLHISYEGGILEDPWVEPPEDMFKMTVSPERAPNKSQSLEIQFHRGDPVAIDGQRLKPADLLAHVNQLGGKHGIGRVDLVENRYVGMKARGVYETPGGTILHVAHRGLESITMDREVLHLRDSLISRYAELIYNGYWFSPERVMLQTAIDQAQQEVTGTVRVKLYKGNCILTGRKSSHSLYRKNLATFEEGRGYDQRDATGFIRINALRLAMQNSRNKKHDAN